The following coding sequences are from one Syngnathus acus chromosome 14, fSynAcu1.2, whole genome shotgun sequence window:
- the LOC119133432 gene encoding solute carrier family 35 member F2-like, producing the protein MEAQADEKICGKLRLACGLYNYKLRDVFTWDLLKTLVMGQVLSLMICGTAVSCQYLADAGVEVPMLQSFLNYALLLLAYCPFLCTHKGEQTFSQVLKSKWWKYLLMGLADVEANYTVVMAYRYTTLTSIQLLDCFVVPVLMVMSCFLLKTRYRPLHYVAVTVCLLGVGTMVGADMMAGRDQGSTSDFLLGDSLVLISAVLYAVSNMCQEFTVKNHTRVEFLAMMGFFGTIISGIQLAALEVSALKKIKWNFHIAMLFVLYVVCMFTLYSFMPVVVKRTSATAVNLSLLTADLFSLFCGLFLFHYTFSALYIMAFIFIMVGFVTFNAVPTYSAQPEREPDSGNSSDLEARSASDHLLPADTVRQSHVTLVSAL; encoded by the exons ATGGAGGCCCAAGCAGATGAAAAGATATGTGGGAAATTGAGGCTAGCCTGCGGTCTCTACAATTACAAGCTGAGGGACGTCTTCACGTG GGATCTGTTGAAGACCTTGGTTATGGGCCAGGTCTTGTCCCTGATGATCTGCGGCACTGCGGTAAGCTGCCAGTACCTGGCCGACGCCGGCGTGGAGGTGCCCATGTTGCAGAGCTTCCTCAACTATGCCCTACTGCTGCTGGCATACTGCCCCTTCCTCTGCACCCACAAAG gagaGCAAACCTTCTCGCAAGTGTTGAAGTCCAAGTGGTGGAAGTACCTGCTGATGGGTCTGGCCGACGTAGAGGCCAACTACACGGTCGTCATGGCCTACCGCTACACCACGCTGACCAGCATCCAG CTGCTGGACTGCTTCGTGGTGCCGGTGCTGATGGTCATGTCCTGCTTCCTGCTGAAGACTCGCTACAGGCCGCTACACTACGTCGCCGTGACCGTTTGCCTGCTCGGCGTGGGCACCATGGTGGGCGCCGACATGATGGCCGGAAGAGACCAGGGATCCA CCAGCGATTTCTTGTTGGGCGACAGCTTGGTGCTGATTAGCGCCGTCCTTTACGCCGTGTCCAACATGTGCCAGGAGTTCACCGTGAAGAACCACACCCGGGTGGAGTTCTTGGCAATGATGGGCTTCTTCGGGACGATCATCAGTGGGATTCAACT AGCTGCACTGGAAGTTAGTGCGCTGAAGAAAATCAAGTGGAACTTTCACATTG CCATGCTTTTTGTTCTCTATGTGGTGTGCATGTTCACACTGTACAGCTTCATGCCGGTGGTGGTGAAGAGGACAAGCGCCACCGCTGTCAACCTGTCACTTCTCACTGCTGACCTCTTCAGCCTTTTCTGTGGGCTCTTCCTGTTCCACTACACG TTCTCAGCGCTGTACATCATGGCGTTCATCTTTATCATGGTGGGCTTTGTCACTTTCAACGCCGTGCCCACGTACTCTGCTCAGCCTGAGCGTGAGCCCGACTCCGGCAACTCGTCGGACCTGGAGGCCCGAAGCGCATCGGACCACCTGTTGCCAGCTGACACAGTCAGACAAAGTCATGTGACATTGGTCTCTGCACTCTGA
- the LOC119133429 gene encoding endosialin-like: MWPLWKRFCALCTSKTAHASWLLMLLLLCLAQAASGAAPTDAEGAELREKDALCHPRGCLAVFMQRRTFREAGRGCRERGGTLATMHDRQTADYVHQLLAEAEPRGARLRLRLWIGLHRAPRQCSATRPLRGFVWVTGDQEGQFTNWMREEAVGTCAAPRCVAMAMTVSTADGTRLNTDDTDNFKWLDGSCGLALDGYVCQYPSKGMCPPVEDEGYGPAFYSTPFQLTSRFLSHVPLGSVAALTCPAGTSDSATGDQTVLCMQRDDGSVGWSRDAPLCGASAAPPDQDLCSGDHGCQQHCQNTNSDYYCYCSEGYTLAEDGYNCELDQVAPTDLPELSSPDQPSKPPSVKAACVAMGCEHDCVETPRGVRCTCPPGYQMGPDGRRCSDVDECQQQPCSQACVNVPGTFHCACHAGYQADDEGECVDVDECEDEGSCEGACQNTQGSFTCACRYGYQLSEDGTCQDVDECVGASPCQQQCLNYLGSYQCYCDVGYELQADGLNCQPMPADEEYSTLTPDPTDPAHGSDWDRDGSHNAGPHFDVQWLTTTSNERLNDWYPSSRRYRTERPPEAGRSDGEGLRPTAGGQEGEDESGRDKSKQDKSWLLVALLVPLCVFLVVMLALGIVYCTSCAVDKNMRVSECCRWILPGPQPENVQPEARA, from the exons CCTCGAAGACGGCGCACGCCAGCTggctgctgatgctgctgctgctgtgcctTGCGCAAGCCGCCTCCGGTGCCGCCCCCACCGACGCCGAGGGCGCTGAGCTGCGGGAGAAGGATGCACTGTGCCACCCGCGCGGGTGCCTCGCCGTCTTCATGCAGCGGAGAACCTTCCGAGAGGCGGGACGCGGCTGCCGGGAGCGTGGCGGCACCCTAGCCACGATGCACGACCGCCAGACAGCCGACTACGTCCACCAGTTGCTGGCGGAGGCCGAGCCGCGCGGCGCCCGCCTGCGCCTGCGCCTTTGGATCGGCTTGCACCGCGCGCCGCGCCAGTGCTCCGCCACGCGCCCACTGAGGGGATTCGTCTGGGTCACCG GTGACCAGGAAGGACAGTTCACCAACTGGATGCGCGAGGAGGCGGTGGGCACGTGCGCGGCACCGCGCTGCGTGGCCATGGCCATGACTGTGAGCACAGCTGATGGGACCCGCCTCAACACCGACGACACCGACAACTTCAAGTGGTTGGACGGCTCTTGTGGCCTGGCGCTGGACGGCTACGTGTGTCAGTACCCCTCCAAGGGCATGTGCCCACCAGTGGAGGATGAGGGGTACGGCCCGGCCTTCTACTCGACGCCCTTCCAGCTGACCAGCCGGTTTCTGAGCCACGTGCCGTTGGGCTCGGTGGCCGCCCTCACCTGTCCGGCTGGAACCTCGGACAGCGCTACCGGCGACCAGACGGTGCTGTGCATGCAGAGAGACGACGGGTCGGTGGGCTGGTCTCGGGACGCGCCGCTGTGCGGGGCTAGCGCGGCACCGCCCGACCAGGACTTGTGCAGCGGCGACCACGGGTGCCAGCAGCACTGCCAAAACACCAACTCAGACTATTACTGCTACTGCTCGGAAGGTTACACGCTTGCCGAGGATGGCTACAACTGCGAGCTGGACCAGGTAGCCCCCACCGACCTTCCAGAGCTTTCCTCTCCAGATCAGCCCAGCAAGCCGCCGAGCGTCAAAGCAGCGTGCGTGGCCATGGGCTGCGAGCACGACTGCGTGGAGACGCCCCGAGGGGTCCGCTGCACGTGTCCCCCGGGGTACCAAATGGGCCCGGATGGACGTCGGTGCTCTGACGTGGACGAGTGTCAGCAGCAGCCATGCTCGCAGGCGTGCGTCAACGTGCCCGGAACCTTCCACTGCGCGTGCCACGCCGGCTACCAGGCCGACGACGAGGGCGAGTGCGTGGATGTGGACGAGTGCGAGGATGAGGGCAGCTGCGAGGGCGCCTGCCAGAACACCCAGGGCTCCTTCACCTGCGCCTGCCGCTACGGTTACCAGTTATCGGAAGACGGCACATGCCAGGACGTGGATGAGTGCGTGGGGGCGTCACCCTGCCAGCAGCAGTGTCTCAACTACTTAGGCAGCTACCAGTGTTACTGCGACGTCGGCTATGAACTACAGGCCGACGGACTCAACTGTCAGCCGATGCCCGCCGACGAAGAATACTCCACTTTGACCCCGGACCCCACCGACCCGGCCCACGGATCAGACTGGGACCGTGACGGCTCGCACAACGCTGGCCCACACTTTGACGTCCAGTGGCTAACGACCACCTCCAACGAGCGCCTGAACGACTGGTACCCTTCGTCGAGGCGGTACCGGACGGAGCGTCCGCCCGAGGCGGGGCGAAGCGACGGCGAAGGACTACGCCCCACAGCCGGAGGTCAAGAAGGTGAAGACGAAAGCGGCCGTGACAAGAGCAAACAAGACAAGAGCTGGCTGCTGGTGGCGCTGCTGGTACCGCTGTGCGTGTTCCTGGTGGTGATGTTGGCCCTGGGCATAGTCTACTGCACCAGCTGCGCCGTGGACAAGAACATGCGTGTGTCAGAATGCTGCCGCTGGATCCTCCCCGGGCCACAGCCCGAAAACGTTCAGCCTGAAGCGCGAGCGTGA
- the LOC119133430 gene encoding microtubule-associated protein 11-like encodes MALQVRPGHPLPPLLPPHPPVAMVQMMESQCEYFMYFPAVPITDLSEPAQYRTLPRRSHLYLGETVRFLLVLRCRDAGRATPTKTGPGDGFGTETCSGRAWRELAGSLCAVASVSPGESGRHRAGQHHHDYGSSGDEGGDDAGDDYMAAAEAAIAALGSRVDSRCRTFRDCKPLLIHNSCGSTGREFRRAPFQSPLDEPMVLEDEVIFPLTVSLDKLPVSTVKVKVMVTVWKKEAEQAEVQELGYLSVLQQREPSLTFRQDLNTFKAQVSTTLTVLPPPSVRCKLMSVSGRHLAVLKVLNKSSQEEVSVRDLRILPDLNASYLPVMPDGSVLLVDNVCHHSGEVGMASFCKVDSAACRLPSMLGALEEHDFLFQLHLNDMPLDESNEGMEVPLVAVLQWSTAKMPFTNCIYTHYRLPSVRLDRPRFVMTASCPSTVEVKEHFKVKYVLLNNLQDFLSVRLVWTPEGRGQREDTTLSAVVCHTPLSNLGHCRKGSTLTFSVAFQILRPGLYELSQHMKLKLQFTASVSNPPPDARPLSRKNSPSSPAMRDLLDRHQASLGRSQSFSHQQPSRSHIMRTGSAMERRAITPPVGSPVGRPLYLPPQDKSLLSLDKIAKRECKVLVVDPGRRENI; translated from the exons ATGGCGCTCCAAGTCAGGCCTGggcatcctcttcctcctcttcttcctccgcaTCCGCCCGTCGCCATGGTGCAGATGATGGAGTCTCAGTGCGAGTACTTCATGTATTTCCCGGCGGTGCCCATCACGGACCTGTCCGAGCCGGCCCAATACCGCACTCTACCACGCAGGAGCCATCTCTACCTGGGAGAGACGGTCCGTTTCCTGCTGGTGCTGCGCTGCAGGGACGCCGGAAGGGCGACGCCGACCAAGACAGGCCCGG GGGACGGTTTCGGGACCGAAACATGCAGCGGTCGTGCCTGGCGCGAGCTGGCCGGCTCACTGTGCGCCGTGGCCAGCGTGAGTCCAGGCGAGAGCGGTCGGCACCGGGCCGGCCAGCACCACCACGACTACGGCAGCAGCGGGGACGAGGGCGGCGATGACGCCGGGGATGACTacatggcggcggcggaggcggCCATCGCAGCGCTGGGCAGCAGAGTGGACTCGCGATGTCGGACCTTCCGGGACTGCAAGCCGCTGCTCATTCACAACTCTTGTGGGTCAACCGGCCGGGAGTTCCGCAGGGCTCCGTTCCAG TCTCCTCTGGATGAGCCGATGGTTCTGGAGGACGAGGTCATCTTTCCGCTCACCGTCTCCTTGGACAAACTCCCTGTCAGCactgtcaaagtcaag GTGATGGTCACAGTGTGGAAGAAGGAGGCGGAGCAAGCGGAGGTGCAGGAGTTGGGCTATCTGAGCGTGCTGCAGCAACGAGAACCGTCACTCACCTTCAGACAAGACCTGAACACCTTCAAGGCTCAAG TGAGCACCACCTTGACCGTCCTGCCGCCTCCCTCCGTGCGCTGTAAGCTGATGAGCGTTTCGGGGCGCCACCTGGCTGTGCTCAAAG TATTAAACAAGTCGTCGCAGGAGGAAGTGAGCGTGCGGGACCTTCGTATTCTGCCGGACCTCAACGCCTCCTACTTGCCCGTCATGCCCGACGGCTCTGTGCTGTTGGTGGACAACGTTTG CCACCACTCAGGCGAGGTGGGCATGGCGTCTTTCTGCAAAGTGGACAGCGCCGCCTGCCGCCTTCCCAGCATGCTCGGTGCCTTGGAGGAGCACGACTTCCTGTTCCAGTTGCACCTCAACGACATGCCGCTGGACGAGTCCAATGAG GGGATGGAGGTCCCTCTGGTTGCTGTGCTGCAGTGGTCAACTGCCAAGATGCCCTTCACCAACTGCATCTACACCCACTACAG GTTGCCAAGCGTCCGCCTGGACCGGCCGCGCTTCGTGATGACGGCAAGCTGTCCCAGCACCGTCGAGGTAAAGGAGCACTTCAAGGTCAAATATGTGCTGCTCAACAACCTGCAGGACTTCCTGTCCGTGCGCCTGGTCTGGACCCCCGAGG GGCGCGGTCAGAGAGAGGACACCACGCTTTCTGCGGTGGTGTGCCACACCCCCCTCAGCAACCTGGGCCACTGTCGCAAGGGCAGCACGCTGACCTTCAGCGTAGCCTTCCAGATCCTCCGACCGGGACTCTATGAG CTGAGTCAGCACATGAAGCTCAAGCTGCAATTCACGGCATCTGTGTCCAACCCGCCACCTGACGCCAGGCCACTCTCAC GTAAGAACAGCCCATCCAGCCCGGCAATGCGAGACCTGCTAGACCGCCACCAGGCCAGTTTGGGTCGCTCCCAGTCCTTCTCCCACCAGCAGCCGTCTCGCTCGCACATCATGAG GACGGGCAGCGCCATGGAGCGGCGCGCCATCACGCCCCCGGTGGGTTCTCCAGTGGGTCGGCCGCTCTACTTGCCACCGCAGGACAAAAGCCTTCTGTCGCTGGACAAGATCGCCAAGCGAGAGTGCAAAGTTCTGGTTGTGGATCCGGGACGCAGGGAGAACATCTAG